One Streptomyces sp. CG4 genomic window, CGGATCGAGGACGGTGCGGTCATCGGTGACGAGTGCCTGATCGGCGAGGAATCGATCGTCCAGGGCAATGTCCGGGTGTATCCCTTCAAGACCATCGAGGCCGGCGCCTTCGTCAACACCTCCGTCATCTGGGAGTCCAGAGGGCAGGCCCATCTGTTCGGCGCCCGTGGGGTGTCCGGCATCCTGAACGTGGAGATCACGCCGGAACTGGCCGTGCGGCTGGCCGGCGCCTACGCGACGACCCTCAAGAAGGGCTCCACGGTCACTACGGCCCGCGATCACTCCCGAGGCGCCCGTGCGCTCAAGCGGGCGGTCATCTCGGCGCTGCAGGCCAGCGCCATCGACGTACGCGATCTGGAGAACGTACCGCTGCCCGTGGCCCGGCAGCAGACCGCGCGCGGCAGTGCCGGGGGCATCATGATCCGGACTTCGCCGGGGGTGCCGGACTCGGTCGACATCATGTTCTTCGACGGCAACGGCGCCGACCTGTCGCAGGGCAGTCAGCGCAAGCTGGACCGGGTGTTCGCGCGGCAGGAGTACCGGCGGGCGTTCCCGGGTGAGATCGGGGATCTGTACTTCCCGGCCAGTGTGTTCGACTCGTACACCGGCTCGCTGCTGCGGAATGTCGACACGACCGGGATCGCCGACTCTGGTCTGAAGGTCGTCGTCGACGCCTCCAACGGCAGTGCGGGGCTGGTGTTGCCCAGCCTGCTCGGCAAGCTCGGGGTGGACTCGCTGACCATCAACCCGGGTCTGGACGAGTCCCGGCCCACCGAGACGGTCGAGGTGCGGCGCAACGGTCTGGTCCGGTTGGGCGAGATAGTGGCCTCCTCGGGCGCCGCGTTCGGTGTCCGGTTCGACCCTGTGGGCGAGCGGCTGTCGCTCGTCGACGAGAAGGGCCGGATCATCGAGGACGACCGTGCTCTGCTGGTCATGCTGGACCTGGTGGCAGCCGAGCGGCGGAGCGGGCGGGTGGCGCTGCCGGTGACCACCACTCGGATCGCCGAACAGGTTGCCGCCTACCACGGCACCCAGGTCGAGTGGACGACCACCTCGCCCGACGACCTCACACGCGTGGGCGGCGAGGAGGGCACCATCTTCGGCGGTGACGGAAAGGGCGGGTTCATCGTCCCCGAGTTCAGCAGCGTCTACGACGGTACGGCGGCCTTCGTACGGCTGATCGGGCTGGTGGCGCGCACGCAGCTCACGCTCAGCCAGATCGACGCGCGGATCCCGCGGGCGCACGTCCTCAAGCGGGACCTGGCCACGCCGTGGGCGGTCAAGGGACTGGTCATGCGGCGGGTGGTCGAGGCCGCCGGGGATCGCTTTGTCGACACGACGGACGGGGTGCGGGTCGTGGAGACCGACGGGCGCTGGGTGATGGTGCTGCCCGACCCGGCCGAGGCCGTCACCCACCTGTGGGCCGAGGGACCGGACGACACCTCGGCGCAGGCTCTGCTCGACGAGTGGTCGGCCGTCGTGGACAGCGCCGGACGGTAGGGCGGTACACGCCGCCGGACGGCAAAACCCACGCACACGCGCGTGCCGGACAAGTGTCCCCAAGGGGGCCTGTCCGGCACGCCGGTGGGGCCATTCGGAGGAACCGCTCGTGACATGCGACGATGTGCGGCATGCCGCAGCAACCCCCCGTTCGGAGCAGCGCCACCCGGGCGCACCGCCCGGACGCCTCCATGTCGTTGATCACCAACGTCATGGACCACAGCCTCGACGACGGCTACGCCGAGGCCGCCGCCCGGAAGAAGTCCCAGGGCGAGGGCGGGCTGCCCAAGACCCTCCGGGCGAAGCTGGGCCTCGCGGCCGGCCTCGTCCTCGCGGCGCTGGTGGTGACCGTAGGGGCGGCACAGACGCAGGCGGCGGCACCCGTGGTCGCCAAGGAGCGCCAGGAGCTGATCGACCGCGTCGACAGCGAGACCGCGTCCGCGGACAAGCTCGAGGGCACGGTCGACAAGCTGCGTGACGATGTCAGCGCACGTCAGCGGGCGGCGCTGAAGTCGAGCGGCGGCAGCGTGCAGGTGGACCTGGTGGGCGTGCTGTCGGGCGCCACCGCGGTCCACGGACCAGGCGTCAAGCTCGTCGTGAACGACGCCAAAGAGGCCAGCACCGGCGGCGACGGCACCAATCCCCGGGAGACCTCGGGGTTCTCCGACACCGGCCGGGTGCGTGACCGGGACATGCAGCGCGTGATCAACGGGTTGTGGGAGTCCGGCGCCGAGGCCGTCTCCATCAACGGCCAGCGCCTGACCGCCCTGTCCGCGATCAGGGCCGCGGGGGACGCGATACTGGCCGACAACAGGCCGCTGGTGCCGCCGTACACCGTGCTGGCGGTGGGAGATGGGGACCGGATGAGCACCAGGTTCCAGAACGGGGCCGACGGGCTGTACCTGCATGCCCTGGAGCAGAACTTCGGCATCCGCGCCACCATCTCCACGGAGGGTGACGTGCGGTTGCCCGCCGCACCCAGTGTGATCGTACGTACAGCACAGCCGACCACTGAGAAAACTGAGAAGGGCACATCGTGATCGCCGTACTGGGCCTCGTCGTGGGAGTCGTGGCCGGCCTCTTGGTCCGGCCCGAGGTTCCGGCGGTCGTCGAGCCTTACCTGCCGATCGCCGTGGTAGCGGCGCTGGACGCCGTGTTCGGCGGTCTGCGGGCCATGCTCGACGGCATTTTCGACGACAAGGTCTTCGTGGTGTCGTTCCTGTCCAATGTGGTCGTCGCCGCGCTGATCGTCTTCCTGGGCGACAAGTTGGGCGTGGGCGCGCAGCTGTCCACGGGTGTCGTGGTGGTCCTGGGCATCCGGATCTTCTCCAACGCCGCGGCGATCCGGCGCCACGTGTTCCGGGCGTGACGCTGATGAGCGAGGAGAACGAGCGGCCGGAGAACAGGCTGCGCAAGGAACTGCCCGAGGAGGTGCCCGCGCGGGCACCGGAGCCGGCGTCCGAGGAGAAGCCGGAGGCACCGCTGACCGGGCGGCAGCGGCTGGTCAAGGGGCTGTGGCCGCCGCGGGTCACCCGGGCCCAACTCATCGTCGCCCTGCTGCTGTTCGGCCTCGGCTTCGGGCTCGCGGTGCAGGTGGCGTCGAACAGCAACAGCGACAGCGCGCTGCGCGGCGCACGTCAGGAAGATCTTGTTCGCATCCTCGATGAACTGGATTCGCGTACTCAGCGTCTTGAGGACGAGAAGCAGGGACTCGAAAAGCAGCGCCAGGAACTGCAGAGCAGCTCCGACCAGGCCGCGGAGGCTCGCAAGCAGACGGCCGAGAAGGAGAAGCAACTCGGCATTCTGGCGGGCACCGTGGCGGCGCAGGGCCCCGGCATCACGATGACCATCGAGGACTTGAAGGGGACGGTCAAGGCGGACATGCTGCTCGACGCGATCCAGGAGCTGCGCGCGGCCGGTGCGGAGGCGATCCAGGTCAACGGGGTCCGGGTGGTCGCGGGTACCTACTTCACGGATTCCGGCAAGAGTGTCGCCGTCGACGGGAACAAGATCAACGCCCCCTATCGTTTCCAGGTCATCGGCAAGCCGCAGGACCTGGAGCCCGCGTTGAACATCCCGGGAGGCGTGGTGCAGACGCTGGAGAAGGAGCAGGCCACGGTGTCGGTCCAGCAGTCGGACAAGGTCGTCGTGGACGCCTTGCGGCAGGTGAAGCGGCCTGACTACGCTCGGTCGTCCTCCCAGTGAACCGGCGGTGCATGGGGGACGTCGGGCAGGGGCATGAGGTTGCGGGGGGTCGGCGCACCGAAGGGGTGGTGCGTGATGGAAACTGTCTGGTGGTTACGGACGTTGTGAGAATGTCCGGCTCGGCCGGTGTAGGCAATCAGGGTTCGTCCTGCCCCACGGGCGGGTCTGTTTCGGTCAAGGGGAATCGCCCGTGAAGTTGTTTGCGAAGTTGTTCGGCAAGAGCGTGCGAGAGGGCAGCGACAACGCGACCGCTCGCCACCGCGCGCAGCCTGACGCGGAGGGTCAGCGCCCACTGTTCCGGGACCAGGTCGCTGGTCCGGGCGGTGACATTTCCGGAGGTCAGGGCGGGGCGTCGGTTGACCCTGCCCAGTCTGGCGGCATAGGTTTCGGGCAGCCGTCAACCTCAGGTGCGGGCGGAGGGTACGCCTCCGGTCCGTACGCGTCCAACGCCCCCGCGGGGCAACCGCAGCAGGAGGATCCGTCCATGTCGGTCCTGGTGTGTACGAGGTGCGGTAACCGCAACGCGGAGAACGCCCGTTTCTGCTCCAACTGCGGTGCGCCGCTGCGCCCGGGAGCGGTGCCGGAGCGCGCCGCGGAGACGACGTCCACGATCTCCATCTCGGGTCTCGAGGCCTACGACTCCGAGGTGACCGGGCAGACGCAGGTGCCGATGCTGTCGCCGGAGGCGCAGGCCGCGGTGGACGCCCTGCCGATCGGCTCGGCGCTGCTGGTGGTGCGCCGGGGACCGAACTCGGGCAGCCGCTTCCTGCTGGACAGCGATCTGACCACGGCCGGTCGTCATCCGCAGAGCGACATCTTCCTGGACGACGTCACGGTCTCGCGTCGGCACGTAGAGTTCCGGCGTTCCCCGGACGGCTCGTTCACCGTGGCCGACGTGGGCAGTCTGAACGGCACATACGTCAACCGCGAGCGGATCGACCAGGTCGCTCTGTCGAACGGCGACGAGGTGCAGATCGGCAAGTACCGGCTGGTGTTCTACGCGAGCCGGCAGGGCATCTGACCCGCCCCCGGACCGGTGTCCGGGGGGACCCCAGGGAAGGTCCATGCTTCAAACACCGAGCGGCGGTGCCGGAAGCGGTACCGCCGCCAGGGCCAGTGGGCTGATGAGCATCGGCACGGTGCTGAACGTGCTGCGCGACGAATTCCCCGAAGTCACCATCTCCAAGATCCGTTTCCTGGAGTCCGAGGGGCTCATCGAGCCGCAGCGGACCCCTTCGGGGTACCGCAAGTTCAGCGCCGGGGATGTCGAGCGGCTGGCTCATGTGCTGAGGATGCAACGGGACCACTATCTGCCGCTCAAGGTGATCCGCGAGCATCTGGACGCCATGGAGAAGGGCGAGGCCGTCCAGCTGCCCGTCGTGGGGCGTCAGCGCACCGGGGAGGACGCTTCGGAGTCGCTGCGGGCGCCTACGGTGGCCCGGGTGGGCCGCGCCGAGCTGCTGGCGGCCGCGGACATCGGCGAGGGCGAGCTGAAGGAGTGGGAGTCGTACGGGCTGATCGCGCCCCTGGAGGACGGGGTGTACGACGCCGAGGCGGTGACCGTGGCCTCACTGGTGGCCGAATTGGGCCGGTTCGGTATCGAGCCACGCCACCTCCGGGTGATGAAGGCGGCCGCCGACCGCGAGGCGGGACTGGTGGACCAGGTGGTGGCCCCGCTGAAGCGCCACCGCAACCCGCAGACCAGGGCCCATGCCGAGGCCCGTGCGAAGGAACTGGCGGTGCTCACGGTGAAGCTGCACGCTGCACTGGTCCAGACCGCCCTCGGGGTACGGCTGCCGTGAACGCCAGGGCCGGCCGGCGGCCGGATCGGGCACCTGTTCCCGGCCCGACTACCCAAACATCCCGGGCACGGCCTAGGGTTGCTGTGTGAACGAGCTCGATGTCGTAGGTGTCCGGGTCGAAATGCCCTCCAACCAACCGATCGTGCTCCTGCGCGAAGTGGGAGGCGACCGTTACCTCCCCATCTGGATCGGGCCGGGGGAGGCGACGGCGATCGCGTTCGCCCAGCAGGGCATGGCCCCGGCCAGGCCGCTGACCCACGACCTGTTCAAGGACGTGCTGGAGGCCGTCGGCCAGGAGCTGACCGAGGTACGCATCACGGATCTGCGCGAAGGCGTCTTCTACGCGGAGCTGGTTTTCGCCAGCGGCGTCGAGGTCAGTGCCCGTCCCTCCGATGCCATAGCGCTGGCCCTGCGCACCGGAACGCCGATCTACGGCAGTGACACGGTGCTGGACGACGCCGGCATCGCCATTCCGGACGAGCAGGAGGACGAGGTGGAGAAGTTCCGCGAGTTCCTCGACCAGATCTCGCCCGAGGACTTCGGCACGAGCAGCCAGTGAGCGCGTGCGCCGGTGCCCGTCGACGCCTCGCGCCCAGGCAATTGCCAGCGGCCATTGAGGGCGTCCTGCGGTCTCCCGCGAGAGCATTCGGCTAGCCTTTCCCCGCGGTGGGACACGGGAAACCACTCCTAGGGTGATTATCACTCGGCGTGCCGAGTGTGGCGATCGTTGACGCACCCCTGGTGACTGCCTACCGTCGTGAAGGCAGGTCAAGGACGGAGGTCGGCGTGAGAACCAGCGGCGACGGTACGGCTGGGGGTGCTCCCGTGCGCGGTTTCGGGGAGAGCGGTCCGTACCCGGTTCACAGCAGCGCGGTGGATCACGCTCCGCAACGGCCGACGATGGTGCCGAACGGCGGAGGGGCGGCGTCCATGGCGTCGGAACAGATCGGCTATCGCGGGCCCACGGCCTGCGCGGCCGCCGGCATCACCTATCGACAGCTCGACTACTGGGCCCGTACCGGCCTCGTCGAGCCGAGCGTACGGCCCGCGTACGGGTCGGGCACGCAGCGTCTGTACAGCTTCCGGGACGTCGTCGTCCTGAAGATCGTCAAGCGGTTCCTGGACACGGGCGTGTCGCTCCAGAACATCCGCTCGGCCGTGCAGCACCTTCGGGAACGCGGTTTCCGTGACCTGGAGCGGATGACGCTGATGAGCGATGGTGCGACGGTCTATGAGTGCACCTCGCCGGACGAGGTGCACGCCCTGCTCCAGGGCGGTCAGGGCATCTTCGGGATCGCCGTCGGCGTGGTGTGGCGGGACGTGGAAAGCGCGCTCTCCCAGCTGCACGGCGAGCGCATCGACACCGGTGAGACCCTCGTCGGGCACAATCCCGCGGACGAGCTGGCGCGGCGCCGCAACCGGGCGGTCTGACGCCGGGGTACGGCCGTCCGACAGCCGTACTGCGGTCCGTACCGTGGTCCGACATCGCTACGGCCGTGTGACACGGAGGCCGGCACGGTCGGGGCATTGTCAGTGCCGTGGTGCAGCATCGGAGATGTGAGAAACGCGCCCACGATCCTGCATCTCGACATGGATGCCTTCTACGCCTCGGTGGAGCAGGCATCCAAGCCGAGCCTGCGCGGGAAGGCGGTCGTGGTGGGCGGCCTCGGACCGCGCGGGGTGGTGGCCACCGCGTCGTACGAGGCACGGACCTTCGGGGTCCACTCGGCGATGCCCATGGCCCAGGCGCGCCGGCTGGCACCGAATGCTGCGTATCTGGTGCCGCGCTTCACCCTGTACCGGGCGATCAGCGAGCAGGTGATGGCGATGCTGCGGGAGCTGTCGCCGCTGGTGGAGCCGCTCAGCCTGGACGAGGCCTTCGTGGACCTGGAGGTCGGCGGGACGGCCTGGGACGAGGAGTCGGCGCGACTGGCCGGGATCAAGCTGCGCGCGGACATCCGGGCGGTCACCGGGCTCACCGGCTCGGTGGGGCTCGCCGCCTCCAAGATGCTCGCCAAGATCGCCTCCGAGCAGGCCAAGCCGGACGGTCTGCGAATCATCGAGCCGGGCTCCGAGCGGGCGCTGCTGGGGCCGATGCCGGTGCGGACCCTGCCCGGGGTCGGGCCGGCCACCGGGGACCATCTGCGCAGAGCCGGGATCACCACGGTCGAGGAGCTGGCCGAGGCGGGCGAGGACGAGCTGGTACGGCTGCTCGGCAAGGCGCACGGGCACGGGCTGTACGCCATGGCGCTGGCCCACGACGAGCGGCCCGTGGTGGCCGAGCGCGAGGCGAAGTCGGTGTCGGTCGAGGACACCTATGACGTGGACATCCATGACCGGCTGCGGATCGGGCTGGAGGTGCAGCGCCTCGCCGACCGGTGTGTGGGGCGGTTGCGCGGGGCGGGGCTGTCGGGGCGGACGATCGTGCTGAAGGTGCGTCGGTACGACTTCTCGACCCTGACCCGGTCCGAGACGCTCAGAGGGCCCACGGACGATCCGGCGGTGGTACGGGAGGCGGCCGCACGGCTGCTGGATTCCGTGGACACCACGGGTGGGGTACGGCTGCTGGGTGTGGGGGTCTCCGGGCTCGCGGACTACACGCAGGAGGATCTGTTCGCGCAGGCGGTGCCGTTGCCTCCGGCGGAGGAGCCGGAGAAGGGCGCCGTTGAGGCCGTCGAGGAGCGGGCGGAGCCGGTCGAGCGGCACTGGCGGGCCGGGCAGGATGTGCGGCATACCGAGTACGGGCATGGGTGGGTGCAGGGGAGTGGGCTGGGGCGGGTGACGGTGCGGTTCGAGACTCCGCAGTCCCCTCCGGGGCGGGTGCGGACGTTTTTTGTGGGTGATCCTGCGCTGGAGTCGGCTGATCCGTTGCCGTTGGTGGCGGACCTTGCCCACCCGCCCACCCGTCTCGGTCAGTCCAACAGCGACCGACACGGGGCTCCGCCCCGGACCCCGGGAGAGGGCGGGGGTGGGAGTGGGGGCGGAGGTGAGCGGGGGGACCGTGAGAACCAGGAGCAGACCTCGGACGAGGTGCCGGCCCCGCTCGAAGCACAGGCCTCGGTCGAGCCTCGGGTCCTGGCACATGCTCGGGCCTCGGGCAAAGCCAGGGCCCCGGTCGCGGCCCAGTCCCCGGTCGATGTGCCGGCCTCAGCGGAAGCTGGGGCGTCGGTCGAAGTGCGAGCCGCGGAGGGAGCTCGGGCCCCGGTCGAAGTGCATGCCTCAGCAGAAGCTGGGGTCTTGGACGAAGTGCAGGCCTCGGACGAAGCTTGAGCCCCCGGCCGAGGCTCGGGTGTCGGATGAAATGCGGGCTTTGGACGGAGCTGGGGCCCTGGTCGCGGCTCGGGCGTCGGGCGAAGTGCTGGCCTCAGCGGAAGCCCGAGCCCCGGACGAAGCCCGAGCCCCGGACGAAGCTCAAGCCCCGGGCCAAAAGCCCGCACCAAGCTCACGTCTCCTCCGAGCCTGCCAATTTGCCGAAGTCGTGGTCTTGGAGGGAAGGGGGTGGCGCCGCATCCAGGCCGTAGTGGTGGTAGAGCTGGAGTTCCTGTTCGGGGGAGAGGTGGCGGCCCACGCCGAAGTCGGGGGCGTCCTTGATCAGGGCGCGGTCGAAGGGGACGTGGAGGGTGCCGTCCTTGAGCAGTTCGCTCGGCTCCAGGGGGACGAACGCGTCCCGGCTGAACAGGCCGGTGCGTATGGCCGCCCACTCGGGTACGCCGGTCGCGTCGTCGAGATAGATCTCGTCGATGGTGCCGATCTTGGTGCCAGTGCGGTCGAACGCCTTGCGGCCGATCAGGTTGCGAGGATCGATGTCGGTCTGCACGGTCCTTCTCCCTCCACTGGTTCGCAACTCATTCGTAAGCACTACAAAAGAGCACATTCAAGGAGGCGGCCACTCGAGGGCTCGGGCGTTGACCCCGCTGGTAGGCTGACAGCGGCTGCTGACCCCGTGCGGGAGAGTCCTCCGACCACCTCGGAGGCGCCGAAGGAGCAACTCCTCCCCGGAATCTCTCAGGCTCACGTACCGCACGGACGAGGTCACTCTGGAAAGCAGGGCGGGTGTCGACGGCTCCCGCCCTCACCGACGGTGAAAGCCGGGACCCTTTCGGGTGCCCGGTGAAGCTCTCAGGTTGAGATGACAGAGGGGGAGGCCGTCGGGGTACCCGCGCCGTGGTGCCCCTCGAAGGTCGCGTCAGACCAGGAGGCCTCCGCAATGACCGCCCATCGCATTCCGCTCTCGGAGCTCGAAGCGGGCATCCCCTTCGAGCAGCGTCACATCGGGCCCGACCAGGAGGCGCGGGCCAAGATGCTCGCGCAGGTCGGTTACGGCTCGCTGGACGAGCTGACCGCCGCGGCGGTCCCGGATGTGATCAAGAACGCCGACGCCCTCGACCTGCCGGGCGCCCGTACCGAGGCCGAGGTGCTCGCCGAGTTGCGCTCGCTCGCCGAGCGCAACCAGGTCCTCGGCTCGATGATAGGGCTCGGGTACTACGGGACGTTCACGCCGCCCGTCATCCTGCGCAACGTCATGGAGAACCCGGCCTGGTACACGGCCTACACGCCGTACCAGCCGGAGATCTCCCAGGGGCGGCTCGAGGCCCTGCTGAACTTCCAGACCGTGGTCGCCGACCTCACCGGTCTGCCCACCTCCGGCGCCTCCCTGCTCGACGAGGGAACGGCCGCCGCCGAGGCGATGGCGCTGTCCCGGCGCATGGGCAAGAACAAGAAGGGCCTCTTCCTGGTCGACGCGGACGCCTTGCCGCAGACCGTCGCCGTGATCCAGACCCGCGCCGAGCCGACCGGTGTCGAGGTCGTCGTCGCCGACCTCAGCGAGGGCATCCCGGCCGACATCGCCGCGCGCGAGATCAACGGCGTGCTGATCCAGTACCCGGGCGCCTCCGGTGCCGTACGGGACATCAAGCCGGTCATCGACCAGGCGCATGAGCTGGGCGCCCTGGTCACCGTCGCCGCCGACCTGCTCGCGCTGACCCTGCTGACCTCGCCGGGCGAGCTGGGCGCGGACATCGCCGTCGGCACCACCCAGCGCTTCGGTGTGCCGATGGGCTTCGGCGGTCCGCACGCCGGCTACATGGCCGTACAGGAGAAGTTCGCGCGCAGCCTGCCGGGCCGGCTCGTGGGCGTCTCCGTCGACGCCGACGGGCACAAGGCCTACCGGCTCGCACTGCAGACCCGTGAGCAGCACATCCGCCGGGAGAAGGCGACCAGCAACATCTGCACCGCGCAGGTGCTGCTCGCCGTGATGGCCGGAATGTACGCCGTCTACCACGGGGCGGAGGGGCTCAAGACCATCGCCCGGCGGACCCATCGGTACGCCACCATCCTCGCCGAGGGGCTCAAGGCCGGCGGCGTCGAGATCGTCCACGGCTCCTTCTTCGACACCGTTACCGCGCGCGTCCCCGGAAAGGCCGCCGAGGTGGTCGCCGCCGCACGGCAGAACGGGGTCAACCTCCACCTGGTCGACGCCGACCACGTCTCCCTGGCCTGCGACGAGACCACCACGCGGGCCCAGCTGGCCACCGTCTGGTCCGCCTTCGGCGTCAAAGGCGACATCGGGGCGCTGGACGCGAGTGCCGAGGACACCCTCCCCGAGGCGCTGCTGCGCACCGACGTCTACCTCACCCACCCGGTCTTCCAGCAGCACCGCTCCGAGACCGCGATGCTGCGCTACCTGCGCAAGCTGGCCGACCGCGACTACGCGCTCGACCGCGGCATGATCCCGCTGGGCTCCTGCACGATGAAGCTCAACGCGACCACGGAGATGGAGCCGGTCACCTGGCCCGAGTTCGGCCAGCTGCACCCCTTCGCCCCGGCCGAGCAGGCGCAGGGCTACCTCACGCTCATCCGTGAGCTGGAGGAACGTCTCGCCGAGGTCACCGGCTACGACAAGGTCTCCCTGCAGCCGAACGCCGGCTCCCAGGGCGAGCTGGCCGGTCTGCTGGCCGTACGCGGCTACCACCGGGCGAACGGCGACGAGCAGCGCACCGTGTGCCTCATCCCGTCCTCCGCGCACGGCACCAACGCGGCCAGCGCCGTGATGGCCGGCATGAAGGTCGTCGTCGTCAAGACCGCCGAGGACGGCGAGATCGACGTCGAGGACCTCCGTGCCAAGATCGAGCAGTACCGCGACGAGCTGGCGGTGCTGATGATCACCTACCCGTCGACGCACGGCGTCTTCGAGGAGCACGTCGCCGACATCTGCGCCCAGGTCCACGAGGCGGGCGGCCAGGTGTACGTCGACGGCGCCAACCTCAACGCCCTGGTCGGTCTCGCCAAGCCGGGTCACTTCGGCGGTGACGTCTCGCACCTGAACCTGCACAAGACGTTCTGCATTCCGCACGGCGGCGGCGGTCCGGGCGTCGGCCCGGTCGGCGTGCGCGCGCACCTGGCGCCGTACCTGCCGAACCACCCGATGCAGCCCGCCGCGGGCCCGGAGACCGGCGTCGGACCGATCTCGGCCGCGCCTTGGGGCTCCGCGGGCATTCTGCCGATCTCCTGGGCGTACGTCCGGCTGATGGGCGGTGAGGGCCTCAAGCGCGCCACGCAGGTGGCCGTGCTCTCGGCGAACTACATCGCCAAGCGCCTGGAGCCGCACTACCCGGTGCTCTACACCGGTCCCGGCAACCTGGTCGCGCACGAGTGCATCATCGACCTGCGCCCGCTGACCAAGGCGACCGGCGTGAGCGTGGACGACGTGGCCAAGCGCCTGATCGACTACGGCTTCCACGCGCCGACCATGTCCTTCCCGGTGGCCGGCACGCTGATGATCGAGCCGACCGAGTCGGAGGACATCACCGAGCTGGACCGTTTCTGCGATGCGATGATCGCCATTCGCACGGAGATCGAGAAGGTCGGCTCCGGCGCCTGGCCGGCGGAGGACAACCCGCTGCGGAACGCCCCGCACACCGCGGCCGCGCTCGGCGGCGAGTGGGCGCACGCCTACAGCCGCGAGGAGGCCGTCTTCCCGGCCGGTGTCTCGGTCGCCGACAAGTACTGGCCGCCGGTGCGCCGTATCGACCAGGCCTTCGGCGACCGCAACCTGGTGTGCTCCTGCCCGCCGATGGACGCATACGAAGACTGAGCGAACTGAGCGAACTGAGCGAGCGGTGACCTTCAGGGCCCCGTCCGGTTTCCGGACGCTGACTCTGTCGGGGTTCTTGGCGGTCTGCTCAGTCTCTGGCGGACCGCCAAGACCTCGGCCGGGGGATCCCGTGCTGGTCCAGGTAGTTCTGGAAGGCGGTCGGCGGCCGTGACGGGGGT contains:
- a CDS encoding mannose-1-phosphate guanyltransferase, with the translated sequence MKAVVMAGGEGTRLRPMTSSMPKPLLPVANRPIMEHVLRLLKRHGLSETVVTVQFLASLVKNYFGDGEELGMELTYANEEKPLGTAGSVKNAEEALKDDAFLVISGDALTDFDLTELINFHKEKGALVTVCLTRVPNPLEFGITIVDEEGKVERFLEKPTWGQVFSDTVNTGIYVMEPEVFSYVEPDVPVDWSGDVFPQLMKEGKPIYGYVAEGYWEDVGTHESYVKAQADVLEGKVNVDIDGFEISPGVWVAEGAEVHPDAVLRGPLYIGDYAKVEAGAEIREHTVVGSNVVVKSGAFLHKAVVHDNVYVGQHSNLRGCVVGKNTDIMRAARIEDGAVIGDECLIGEESIVQGNVRVYPFKTIEAGAFVNTSVIWESRGQAHLFGARGVSGILNVEITPELAVRLAGAYATTLKKGSTVTTARDHSRGARALKRAVISALQASAIDVRDLENVPLPVARQQTARGSAGGIMIRTSPGVPDSVDIMFFDGNGADLSQGSQRKLDRVFARQEYRRAFPGEIGDLYFPASVFDSYTGSLLRNVDTTGIADSGLKVVVDASNGSAGLVLPSLLGKLGVDSLTINPGLDESRPTETVEVRRNGLVRLGEIVASSGAAFGVRFDPVGERLSLVDEKGRIIEDDRALLVMLDLVAAERRSGRVALPVTTTRIAEQVAAYHGTQVEWTTTSPDDLTRVGGEEGTIFGGDGKGGFIVPEFSSVYDGTAAFVRLIGLVARTQLTLSQIDARIPRAHVLKRDLATPWAVKGLVMRRVVEAAGDRFVDTTDGVRVVETDGRWVMVLPDPAEAVTHLWAEGPDDTSAQALLDEWSAVVDSAGR
- a CDS encoding DUF881 domain-containing protein produces the protein MCGMPQQPPVRSSATRAHRPDASMSLITNVMDHSLDDGYAEAAARKKSQGEGGLPKTLRAKLGLAAGLVLAALVVTVGAAQTQAAAPVVAKERQELIDRVDSETASADKLEGTVDKLRDDVSARQRAALKSSGGSVQVDLVGVLSGATAVHGPGVKLVVNDAKEASTGGDGTNPRETSGFSDTGRVRDRDMQRVINGLWESGAEAVSINGQRLTALSAIRAAGDAILADNRPLVPPYTVLAVGDGDRMSTRFQNGADGLYLHALEQNFGIRATISTEGDVRLPAAPSVIVRTAQPTTEKTEKGTS
- a CDS encoding small basic family protein, with translation MIAVLGLVVGVVAGLLVRPEVPAVVEPYLPIAVVAALDAVFGGLRAMLDGIFDDKVFVVSFLSNVVVAALIVFLGDKLGVGAQLSTGVVVVLGIRIFSNAAAIRRHVFRA
- a CDS encoding DUF881 domain-containing protein; translated protein: MSEENERPENRLRKELPEEVPARAPEPASEEKPEAPLTGRQRLVKGLWPPRVTRAQLIVALLLFGLGFGLAVQVASNSNSDSALRGARQEDLVRILDELDSRTQRLEDEKQGLEKQRQELQSSSDQAAEARKQTAEKEKQLGILAGTVAAQGPGITMTIEDLKGTVKADMLLDAIQELRAAGAEAIQVNGVRVVAGTYFTDSGKSVAVDGNKINAPYRFQVIGKPQDLEPALNIPGGVVQTLEKEQATVSVQQSDKVVVDALRQVKRPDYARSSSQ
- a CDS encoding FHA domain-containing protein → MKLFAKLFGKSVREGSDNATARHRAQPDAEGQRPLFRDQVAGPGGDISGGQGGASVDPAQSGGIGFGQPSTSGAGGGYASGPYASNAPAGQPQQEDPSMSVLVCTRCGNRNAENARFCSNCGAPLRPGAVPERAAETTSTISISGLEAYDSEVTGQTQVPMLSPEAQAAVDALPIGSALLVVRRGPNSGSRFLLDSDLTTAGRHPQSDIFLDDVTVSRRHVEFRRSPDGSFTVADVGSLNGTYVNRERIDQVALSNGDEVQIGKYRLVFYASRQGI
- a CDS encoding MerR family transcriptional regulator translates to MLQTPSGGAGSGTAARASGLMSIGTVLNVLRDEFPEVTISKIRFLESEGLIEPQRTPSGYRKFSAGDVERLAHVLRMQRDHYLPLKVIREHLDAMEKGEAVQLPVVGRQRTGEDASESLRAPTVARVGRAELLAAADIGEGELKEWESYGLIAPLEDGVYDAEAVTVASLVAELGRFGIEPRHLRVMKAAADREAGLVDQVVAPLKRHRNPQTRAHAEARAKELAVLTVKLHAALVQTALGVRLP
- a CDS encoding bifunctional nuclease family protein — protein: MNELDVVGVRVEMPSNQPIVLLREVGGDRYLPIWIGPGEATAIAFAQQGMAPARPLTHDLFKDVLEAVGQELTEVRITDLREGVFYAELVFASGVEVSARPSDAIALALRTGTPIYGSDTVLDDAGIAIPDEQEDEVEKFREFLDQISPEDFGTSSQ
- a CDS encoding MerR family transcriptional regulator, which codes for MRTSGDGTAGGAPVRGFGESGPYPVHSSAVDHAPQRPTMVPNGGGAASMASEQIGYRGPTACAAAGITYRQLDYWARTGLVEPSVRPAYGSGTQRLYSFRDVVVLKIVKRFLDTGVSLQNIRSAVQHLRERGFRDLERMTLMSDGATVYECTSPDEVHALLQGGQGIFGIAVGVVWRDVESALSQLHGERIDTGETLVGHNPADELARRRNRAV